The proteins below are encoded in one region of Candidatus Delongbacteria bacterium:
- a CDS encoding SIMPL domain-containing protein: protein MKKQLIILYIMLATILGAQEIKTITVTGIGELYLNPNAVVISTGVDSRDPLIGEAIKKNSLAMTSIVNGLIKLGILEDNIKTSNYYVGYYEPYNKDENEIAEYRVSNTISITILEIEKLDIILNKLVDLGINKINGVDFKVINISEYNNVLTEKAIKNAREKAEYLASLENMKVDSVLHIIEEGSQYTPVMAKYNMNLAYGESDRSLSSGNELITKTYTVTYQISSK from the coding sequence ATGAAAAAACAATTAATAATACTATATATTATGTTAGCTACAATATTAGGTGCTCAAGAAATAAAAACAATTACCGTAACGGGAATAGGTGAGTTATATTTAAATCCAAATGCCGTTGTAATCTCAACAGGTGTTGATAGTAGAGATCCATTAATAGGTGAAGCTATTAAAAAAAATAGTTTAGCAATGACTTCAATCGTTAATGGTTTAATTAAACTGGGAATATTAGAAGATAATATAAAAACAAGTAACTACTATGTTGGTTACTATGAACCATATAACAAAGATGAAAATGAAATAGCTGAATACCGAGTATCTAATACTATATCTATAACAATACTTGAAATTGAAAAACTTGATATTATTTTAAATAAACTGGTAGATTTAGGAATTAATAAAATTAATGGAGTTGATTTTAAAGTTATAAATATTTCAGAGTATAATAACGTTTTAACAGAAAAGGCTATAAAAAATGCTAGAGAAAAGGCTGAATATTTAGCTTCTTTAGAAAATATGAAGGTAGACTCTGTTTTACACATTATTGAAGAGGGATCACAATATACCCCGGTAATGGCTAAATACAATATGAATTTAGCCTATGGAGAATCTGATCGTAGCTTAAGTAGTGGTAATGAATTAATAACAAAAACTTATACAGTTACTTATCAAATAAGTTCTAAGTAA